From one Macaca nemestrina isolate mMacNem1 chromosome 5, mMacNem.hap1, whole genome shotgun sequence genomic stretch:
- the LOC105482433 gene encoding endothelin-1, with protein sequence MDYLPMIFSLLFVAFQGAPETAVLGAELSTVGGNGGEKPTPSPPWRLRRSKRCSCSSLMDKECVYFCHLDIIWVNTPEHVVPYGLGSPRSKRALENLLPTKATDRENRCQCASQKDKKCWNFCQAGKELRAKDTMEKGWNNHKKGKDCPKLGKKCIYQQLVRGRKIGSSEEHLRQTRTETMRNSVKSSFHDPRLKAKPSREHYVTHNRAHW encoded by the exons atggaTTATTTGCCCATGATTTTCTCTCTGCTGTTTGTGGCTTTCCAAGGAGCTCCAGAAACAG CAGTCTTAGGCGCTGAGCTCAGCACAGTGGGTGGGAACGGCGGGGAGAAACCCACTCCCAGCCCACCCTGGCGGCTCCGCCGGTCCAAGCGCTGCTCCTGCTCGTCCCTGATGGATAAAGAGTGTGTCTACTTCTGCCACCTGGACATCATTTGGGTCAACACTCCTGA GCACGTTGTTCCATATGGACTGGGAAGCCCTAGGTCCAAACGAGCCTTGGAGAATTTACTTCCCACAAAGGCAACAGACCGTGAGAATAGATGCCAATGTGCTAGCCAAAAAGACAAGAAGTGCTGGAATTTTTGCCAAGCAGGAAAAGAACTCAG GGCCAAAGACACTATGGAGAAAGGTTGGAATAAccataagaaaggaaaagactGTCCCAAGCTTGGGAAAAAGTGTATTTATCAGCAGttagtgagaggaagaaaaatcGGAAGTTCAGAAGAACACCTAAGACAAACCAG GACGGAGACCATGAGAAACAGTGTCAAATCATCTTTTCATGATCCCAGGCTGAAAGCCAAGCCCTCCAGAGAGCATTATGTGACCCACAACCGAGCACATTGGTGA